GTCGTGGCAGCGATGGTGATGACCAGGGATGGGAGGGGACTGTTGGTCAGGGCTGGTTGGGGGGAGCTGGTGACCAGGGATGGTAGGGGACTGGTGGTCAGAGCCAGGGGGGGATAGCTGGAGGTCAGGGCTGGTTGGGGGCAGCTGGTGACCAGGGATGGGAGGGTACTGGTGGTCAGAGCCAGGAGGGGATAGCTGGAGGTCAGGGCTGGTTGGGGGCAGCTGGTGACCAGGGATGGGAGGGTACTGGTGGTCAGAGCCAGGAGGGGATAGCTGGAGGTCAGGGCTGGTTGGGGGCAGCTGGTGACCAGGGATGGGAGGGTACTGGTGGTCAGAGCCAGGAGGGGATAGCTGGAGGTCAGGGCTGGTTGGGGGCAGCTGGTGACCAGGGATGGGAGGGTACTGGTGGTCAGAGCCAGGAGGGGATAGCTGGAGGTCAGGGCTGGGTCTGGGGAGGGTTTCTTGCTGGCCCTCCAGCAGGCGTTGATGAATATTCGGGACAAAGAAGAGCAGGACACCTCCGATCATGGGAGGAACCCCAGCCAGGTAGAAGGCCATGTGGTAATCTCCAAAGTGGTCATGGAGTAGCCCTGCGAAGACACACAACTCAGTATCACACAGAGAGGCACCACTAAGGAGCACTTCAAGGTGATTCACACAGTCAGAAACATTAAACAATTTACAATAAGGCTCATGTGCATACAGTACTGATGAtattaatatatactgaacaaaaatataaaacgcaacatgcgacaatttcaaagattttactgagttaaagtcgatttgaaataaatcaattaggccctaatctatggatttcacatgactgggcaggtatGCAGCCATGGGTGAGCAGGGAGTGCAGAGGCCCATCCACTTGGCAAGCcgacactggggagccaggcccatactggggagccaggtccagccagtcagaatgagtttttcccaacaaaagggctttattacagacagaaatactaatcagcccatgaaacatgggaccagcactttacatgttgtgtcaatatatttttgttcagtgtatatccaATTGATATGTAAGGGTTACACAGGGGATACAGGATAATACAGACATTTTGCATCAAAACAGTAATAATTTGTATCTGAGACAATGACACAGTGGGTTAATGGTCATTTGAATTACTGTCCGAAAGGAGGTGAGACCTGCGAGGGGGGGTCCGGCGGTCATGGGGAGGGCCATGAGGCCCATCAGGTAGCCGATGGCCTGGGAGGCTCTCTGGGGGCCCACCAGTTCAAATGTCACAGGGGCCATGAGGGTGATGACGCAGCCGTCACACAGCCCCAGCAGTAGACACACTGCAACCAGCCCCTCAAACCTGACACACAGAGGAACCAGCATAGACACCAAGCCAAGCACCATGAAGGAGCCTGCCTGGAGGATGATGACAAGGACGGGGTTAAAGAGGTTTGTCCACTACTGTTTCATTCTAATCCTGTTCAACATTTAGTTCTAAGCACAACCTCAGACTACTAGAGTGTATAGTCGCTATGCCATCCAGGGGAGGACAGGGTTCCTCTCTTATCTAGTCACGGTACTTCCTATGTCAAGGAGTGTCAAACTCAATCAGCGCACAGgccatattgaaaaaacacaaGGAATTCACAGGCCAGACATATTATGTTTGTTTTTACAAAAGAAAGTGCATACAACTGGCCATTGTTTTATTTGAAAAAATATGGCCCTTTATAATGTCTACTTATGCTGTGTACAGGATGCTGTATACAGCATTTTAATGAAAGACCCACACACGGTCGAAAAATAAGAATATTCATCTATATAGCATTTCAACATGTTAAAACAAAATAAGAATATTCCTCTATATAGCATTTCAACATGTTAAAACAAAATAAGGAGCACTCAAATCATTGCCCCGCTGATAGAAATGTGTCCCGGGCCTTGTGTTTGACACATGTCCTATGTTTTTGAAAAACAAAAGCAGAAATGATAAACACAAATAGGTGCTGAGTGGCGTAAAGAATCCAAGTCCAGGTCTGAAAATAAAAAGCCTTTAACGTGTGGGCTAAGTTAATTAAAATTATTACATTTTAAAATACACCGAGGTGTATCGGCTTACGCCTTCCCCAGGGTGTCTGAATGTTAACTTGGCACCTGTCTGGGGTTATACTTTTCCTTTTGCTTTTCCTTCAAGAGTACCTGAGGTTGTTTTTGGAATACTTGAAGCACTCCTGCTACTTCTTTGACTTCCTTTATGAATATCCATATGCACAATATATACAAAAGCATGTGCacacacctcttcaaattagtggatttggccattgtataaaattgagcacacatccatgcaatctccatagacaaacactggcaatagaatgaccttactgaagagctcagtgacttttgaACGTGACACTGTCAAAGgatgccaccttcccaacaagttagtttgtcaaatttctgccctgctagagctgcaccagtcaactgtaagtgctgttattgtgaagtggaaatgtccagGAGCAACAATgactcagccacgaagtggtaggtcacacaagctcacagaacgggacagccgagtgctgaagcgcgtagcacataaaaatagtctgtccttggttgcaacactcactaccgagttccaaactgcctctggaagcaacatcagcacaagaactgttcatcaggagcttcatgaaataggtttccatgaccgagcagccacacacaagccgaagatcaccatgcgcaatgccaatcgctggctggaggggtgtaaagctcgccgccattggactctggagaagtggaaacgcgttgtctggagtgatgaatcacacttcaccatctagcagtgcgattgacgaatctgggttttgggatgaattggggtgaattggaacgccgactgcgagccaggcttaattacccaacatcagtgcccgacctcactaatgctcttgttgctgaatggaattcagcaatgttccaacatctagaggactgccttcccagaagagtgaaagcaaatgggggaccaactccatattaatgcccatgaccttggaatgagatgtttgacgagcaggtgtcgaCATACttatttttggtcatgtagtgtatgttctgTTGGATGTAGTTTACCTGCAGGTAGATCTTGCGTGCCCCATGGAGCAGGTCTCCCACCCTGCCAAACAGCAGGTGTCCTACGCAGGAGGTCACCCCGATACACACCAGGAGGACCCACTCCTTCACTGGCGTCTCCACAAACTGCTCCTCCACAAAACTCATCTGACAAGAGGCATCAATCAATATGATACACTGAATCATTGGCCAGGTATTGTCGAACAATCAATATTAACAAAAGGCAAGGCCAGAGTTCAAACAGGGAATGTTTCCAAGTTCCTAGAGATTGCATTCAAGTTAAACGTGCATATGTCAgatcaatcggaaattacctttaaatgtcaaGTGTTCTACAAAACGCCTCAGATTAAATCCCGTCCTAAATGACCAAATTTAAATAATTACACAGCTAACTCACCAGGTAAATGTAGGGCACAAAGTTGCCCAGCATAGCCGTTGCCACCCCAAAAGCCCACACCCTGTAATTATGGAGGTGAAACACTCCAAGGTTGCAGTACCTCCTGGTCTGTGCCAGGCCCTGCTGCCAGCCACTGCTCAGGTTGGCAGATGAATGCTGGGCCGTGTTAGTGGACATATTCCTGTGGTAAAGGCGTGAGCTGAAGGAGAATGCCAGGGCTGCCTGGATTAGCATGAGGGCACTGAGGATCTGAAAGGTGGTGCTGAGGCCCAGCGGTGTCCCCACCTCCTCCAGCAGGGCGGGCAGGCTTATGGAGaaaacactgctgcctgccatcACCACCCCGTTGACCAGGCCGAGGCGCTGAGGGAAGTAGTGTCCCAGGGTCACCAGAGAAGGCAAGAAGACAAAGGAGGAGCCACAGCCAAACAGAACCCCATAGGTGAAGTACCACAAACCTAACGACCTTGGAGAGAAATACACAGTGACAGCAGCAATATAATGAAAATACTTGATTAAATTCTTGAAAATACATCACTAGGATTTTCAGATTAACCAGTTTtcatttgtacagtaatttattgGAGAAAAGGTGCTAGAAAGAAGCATCCTAAGTTACATGGTGAATGAACTTGTCAGAAGTCCCAAGAAAGCCACAAGGGCCCCACAAATGGCCGTCACCCTGCAGCCAAAGTGATCAGTGACAATACTGACCAGGGGGGAGCAGAGAAAGACCATTCCCATGGCCAGAGCACCAACCCAGGctgaggagagaaggggtgaagATCATCTACTATTTTAATTATAGAGTAATACAGCAATAAAACAGTCATTAGGTATTTTGCAGGAGAATCATCAACTGgattgtgtgcgtgcatgtgtttgtgtatggCCAATAATCTGTGCATAACGGAGCGGCCCCACTGACGTCATGCTTTGTCAATGTTTGGAGACGCacaaataaaacaaattaaaGTTCAAATTGATCAACTATTCAGAGTTGTCTGAACAATACTGTAGGTACCCAAGCAAAACTTTCCTCTCACCTATTGCAAACTGAGAAACTTCATTATTTGAGTCCTCGTGAGCTTTAACAAGCATCATGTGTATGATTCCAAAAGACTTCTGAATCCCAAAGATTGATCCATTGCACCAGGTGGCTGCCAGGACAACAAGCCAGACGAAGCGTCCCTCCGGGAACCACTCCAGGTCGGGAGCTGAATCTGCATGGGCACATGAGACAATCTGAGATGATGGGTCCTTGTTTTCCTCTGTCTCACAGTCAGGACGACTGCCATCTCTTTTCATTTCTTCATGCTCGTAATATGATAAATATGTTCCTAAGGACTGTGCAAGGCCTGGATCAGGTTTCTCAGACTGTGTTTTTTGGCTCTCCATCCTCTGAGATGCTGTCTCCAATTATCAGGCCTCTCATTTTCCCATGAACATTGTGTTAATATCCCTGCATGATGTCTTAGCTTCCCAGCATGAACCAATGAACCAAATCAATGCTGTTGCATGTGCGTCACAGAGGCTGTGAGCTGAGAGTAAAGATAACAAGTGTTACGCTCAATCATTAACCACAATGAAGAAGCATCATGGTCATGtttgacctttatttaagcagggagtcaccattgagaccagggtctctttCACAAGGGAGCACTGCATATACAATTTCATagacaaaataaaaaaatccaaTTCAATATAAAACAAGTAAAATACAGCACAATACAAATATTAGTGATGAGCCATTAGCCCTTTATGAGGTCGGTGTGGTGTCAGTTCGATTATTGAAAAAATAATCACAGTTTTCGACTTCAGTTTCGATAGTTTTTTCGGGCATTAGATGTGCTATGCATTAtctgggttg
The Salvelinus fontinalis isolate EN_2023a chromosome 10, ASM2944872v1, whole genome shotgun sequence DNA segment above includes these coding regions:
- the LOC129863337 gene encoding monocarboxylate transporter 8-like, giving the protein MESQKTQSEKPDPGLAQSLGTYLSYYEHEEMKRDGSRPDCETEENKDPSSQIVSCAHADSAPDLEWFPEGRFVWLVVLAATWCNGSIFGIQKSFGIIHMMLVKAHEDSNNEVSQFAIAWVGALAMGMVFLCSPLVSIVTDHFGCRVTAICGALVAFLGLLTSSFTMSLGLWYFTYGVLFGCGSSFVFLPSLVTLGHYFPQRLGLVNGVVMAGSSVFSISLPALLEEVGTPLGLSTTFQILSALMLIQAALAFSFSSRLYHRNMSTNTAQHSSANLSSGWQQGLAQTRRYCNLGVFHLHNYRVWAFGVATAMLGNFVPYIYLMSFVEEQFVETPVKEWVLLVCIGVTSCVGHLLFGRVGDLLHGARKIYLQAGSFMVLGLVSMLVPLCVRFEGLVAVCLLLGLCDGCVITLMAPVTFELVGPQRASQAIGYLMGLMALPMTAGPPLAGLLHDHFGDYHMAFYLAGVPPMIGGVLLFFVPNIHQRLLEGQQETLPRPSPDLQLSPPGSDHQYPPIPGHQLPPTSPDLQLSPPGSDHQYPPIPGHQLPPTSPDLQLSPPGSDHQYPPIPGHQLPPTSPDLQLSPPGSDHQYPPIPGHQLPPTSPDLQLSPPGSDHQSPTIPGHQLPPTSPDQQSPPIPGHHHRCHDSRMLPTVTK